From Panicum hallii strain FIL2 chromosome 2, PHallii_v3.1, whole genome shotgun sequence, a single genomic window includes:
- the LOC112881012 gene encoding uncharacterized protein LOC112881012: MPDNPPPTTNSNPAHSTLTLGEMVTKNPPGRTIAARPRQPAGFSEYEKERAQHIMRNNQIFQRLGIGQLASLLKNVSANVEDDGPQKSGSEYSPHDNEGLEDDDEVISKSVKVSSQGTRGSKRVRPPRLQLERRVTRQNSAATISLTASTEEALATVQTENLNPTADEDELVEVTEQVRRGRSMGKDLDRITRGLGSKICIHVSEGKRRPAVPLQAAKLASEAGIVLRQHVPIFPHWKHYKKNDLEMDNYIGKVAGQFNMDTDNKAVKDACIDLLKGGQRQRRYNLKLKYFNGLSQDQVPRTSPVACMSDAQWLELVAMWSKEEHKEKCAKNKINRECVQYQQRTGSRCYEAQAYVAKQERFKDSTPTAIDLFKEMHCSRKRDFSEQVKQAIVDMESIIDESIENEEQQKTCIEAVSKN, from the exons ATGCCAGACAACCCGCCCCCCACCACCAACTCCAATCCCGCGCACTCAACCCTAACCCTTGGCGAGATGGTGACCAAGAATCCACCAGGGAGGACAATAGCTGCACGTCCAAGGCAGCCTGCAG GCTTTTCTGAATATGAGAAGGAAAGAGCTCAACATATTATGAGGAACAACCAAATATTTCAAAGACTTGGGATCGGTCAATTGGCATCACTACTTAAGAATGTAAGTGCAAATGTGGAGGATGATGGTCCTCAAAAATCAGGATCCGAGTACAGTCCACATGACAATGAGGGGCTTGAGGATGATGATGAAGTGATCAGCAAG AGTGTCAAAGTATCTTCTCAAGGAACACGAGGATCAAAAAGGGTGAGACCACCTAGGTTGCAATTGGAGCGTAGAGTCACTAGACAGAATTCTGCTGCCACCATAAGCTTAACCGCCTCAACAGAAGAAGCATTAGCAACTGTACAAACTGAGAATTTGAACCCTACTGCTGATGAAG ATGAATTGGTTGAAGTTACAGAGCAAGTACGAAGAGGAAGAAGTATGGGGAAAGATTTAGATAGGATAACCAGAGGGTTAGGAAGCAAAATATGTATCCATGTttctgaagggaagagaaggcCGGCGGTACCACTCCAAGCGGCAAAGCTTGCGTCAGAGGCTGGAATTGTACTTAGACAACATGTACCAATCTTTCCTCATTGGAAGCATTACAAGAAGAATGATCTTGAAATGGATAATTATATTGGCAAAGTTGCT GGACAATTTAACATGGACACTGACAACAAGGCAGTGAAAGATGCATGTATTGACTTGTTAAAGGGTGGACAACGTCAAAGGAGGTATAACTTAAAATTGAAGTACTTCAATGGGTTATCACAAGATCAGGTGCCGAGAACATCACCAGTGGCTTGCATGAGTGATGCACAATGGCTTGAATTGGTGGCCATGTGGTCAAAGGAAGAACACAAG GAGAAGTGTGCAAAAAACAAAATTAATCGTGAGTGCGTCCAATATCAGCAGCGCACAGGTTCACGGTGCTACGAGGCACAAGCTTATGTTGCG AAACAAGAAAGATTTAAAGATTCAACGCCCACTGCAATTGACCTCTTTAAGGAAATGCATTGCAGCAGGAAAAGAGATTTCAGTGAGCAAGTAAAGCAAGCTATT GTTGATATGGAATCAATTATTGATGAATCTATAGAAAATGAAGAGCAGCAGAAGACTTGTATTGAAGCTGTCTCTAAA AATTGA
- the LOC112879734 gene encoding uncharacterized protein LOC112879734 isoform X2, with product MDKSWINSRLFSKAHLDGVKDFMNFVSEKFHESEEILCPCRRCLNRIPGHKGLVEDHLYLNGMASTYTQWIHHGESLLDARTNEFSVHVDDNTGLNEDACIDEVEEYDPDDRLPDMVHELFAAEDGGQKSMFRVILEEMKQELYPGSSTSRFSFVVKLLHIKSFYKISNAAFNGILKLLVSAFPECSLPESYAAAKKLIRALGLGYDSIHVCPNNCILFRKDYHNLDECPVCGSSQWKDGEGKKRIPQKVLRHFPLIPRLQRMFASKSIAEDAQWHKLKRKEVDNELSHPADGEAWKDFDRKYKWFAKDARNIRLGLATDGFNPFGKMSSSYSMWPVFLIPYNFPPWLCIEQSNFMMCLLIPGRECPGKDFDIFLEPLIEELQELWKGVPTFDALSGKGFHLHAAVIWCIHDYPALSTLSGRVTRGYYACVRCDKYPCSRRIRNKICYIGHRRFLAMDHPWRKKKDFDGQIEKLGRPEEFSTDELMQQLESVKDVRPGKHPESKKRRRGDNDDCQCWKRRSSLWDLPYWSSLKLRHNLDVMHIEKNICEAILGTLLGIPGKSKDTVNARLDLEDMGIRKSLHLKRNGNSYTIPPAPYTMDKKQRLVFFDFVRSVKFPDGYASNLATCITADGCNLQGLKTHDCHILLQRILPVALRGIMHRDIYEAIAELGNLFQQLCAKTLKLDVLHKIKSEIPIVLCKLEKIFPPSFFDVMVHLVVHLPDEAILRGPVQYGWMYPVERRLYTLKHSVRNMARPEGSIAEAYVANECLLACSRYFDDLDTHHNREGRNKERVDFRMGDISVFQHGVNFLGTSKITYLEHDYEKMMWYVLNNCEEVAPYIEKELEIEGNSNVEETIEKQFASWFHKHIAKRQFIDGEDVNADLYALACKPDLRVKIFLACLVNGVRFHTFDREKNRKTQNSGVMVEGTHNGECIDFYGSLEDIIELRYNSNSRGDRSVVLFRCHWFDTDSKKGRMKDDGFFKSIHQGSCWYKDDSFILATQATKVFYLADTRHSGNWRVVQKFTHRHIWNVAENSSDEMPSVGGLSYQDEECVGFHIQPNEGNLDNAPLSEENCVHVDASVVDELRRQRDDMQENNSGLEEDETQLQYISDDEHRTVLDYEDEDSDAE from the exons ATGGATAAATCTTGGATAAATAGTAGGCTGTTTAGCAAGGCCCATCTTGATGGGGTGAAGGATTTCATGAATTTTGTTTCGGAGAAATTTCATGAGAGTGAAGAGATATTGTGTCCTTGTCGGAGGTGTTTGAATCGGATTCCTGGACATAAAGGACTAGTGGAGGATCATCTATATCTTAATGGGATGGCTAGCACGTACACTCAGTGGATACATCATGGTGAATCTTTGTTAGATGCCAGAACAAATGAATTTTCAGTCCATGTAGATGATAATACCGGTTTAAATGAGGATGCTTGTATAGATGAGGTTGAAGAGTATGACCCTGATGATAGATTACCTGATATGGTACATGAGTTGTTCGCAGCAGAAGATGGGGGACAAAAATCTATGTTTAGGGTCATATTGGAAGAGATGAAGCAAGAACTTTACCCAGGTTCAAGTACCTCAAGATTCTCATTCGTGGTGAAATTACTTCATATCAAGTCATTTTATAAGATAAGCAATGCTGCATTCAATGGAATCTTAAAGTTGTTAGTATCAGCATTCCCAGAGTGCTCTCTTCCCGAATCATATGCTGCAGCAAAGAAACTCATCCGTGCATTGGGACTTGGATATGATTCAATCCATGTGTGCCCGAATAATTGTATTTTGTTTCGGAAGGACTATCATAATTTGGATGAATGCCCGGTGTGTGGTTCGTCACAATGGAAAGATGGAGAAGGCAAGAAACGAATACCTCAGAAAGTTTTACGTCACTTCCCATTGATTCCAAGGTTGCAAAGGATGTTTGCTTCTAAAAGTATAGCTGAGGATGCACAGTGGCACAAGTTGAAGCGAAAAGAAGTGGACAATGAGCTTAGCCATCCAGCTGATGGTGAGGCATGGAAGGACTTTGATAGAAAGTACAAGTGGTTCGCTAAAGATGCAAGGAATATTAGACTTGGCCTTGCTACAGATGGTTTCAATCCATTTGGGAAAATGAGCTCCTCATATAGCATGTGGCCGGTGTTTCTTATCCCTTACAATTTTCCTCCATGGCTATGCATTGAGCAATCCAACTTTATGATGTGTCTACTTATTCCTGGTCGAGAGTGCCCTGGAAAGGATTTTGACATATTTTTAGAACCACTCATCGAAGAGTTGCAAGAACTTTGGAAGGGTGTCCCTACCTTCGATGCGTTGAGTGGAAAAGGGTTTCACCTACATGCTGCTGTTATTTGGTGCATTCATGATTATCCGGCCTTGAGCACATTGTCGGGTAGAGTCACAAGAGGGTACTATGCTTGTGTGCGTTGTGACAAATATCCTTGCTCCAGAAGAATAAGGAATAAGATATGTTATATTGGACATCGTCGTTTCCTTGCAATGGACCATCCATGGAGGAAAAAGAAAGATTTTGATGGACAAATTGAAAAACTTGGTAGACCAGAAGAATTTAGTACAGATGAGTTGATGCAGCAATTGGAAAGCGTGAAAGATGTTAGGCCAGGAAAGCATCCTGAAAGCAAAAAAAGGAGGAGAGGTGATAATGATGATTGCCAATGTTGGAAGCGAAGGTCCTCCTTGTGGGACTTGCCATATTGGTCAAGTTTGAAGTTGCGGCATAATCTTGATGTAATGCATATTGAAAAAAATATATGTGAGGCAATCCTTGGTACATTGCTTGGGATTCCTGGAAAGTCAAAAGATACTGTTAATGCTAGACTTGATTTGGAAGACATGGGGATAAGAAAATCTTTACACTTGAAACGTAATGGAAATTCGTATACTATTCCGCCTGCCCCCTATACAATGGATAAAAAACAGAGGCTTGTTTTCTTTGATTTTGTGAGAAGTGTTAAGTTCCCTGATGGATATGCTTCTAACCTTGCAACTTGTATAACTGCTGATGGATGCAACCTGCAAGGACTGAAAACTCATGATTGCCATATCCTACTCCAAAGGATTCTACCTGTTGCCCTCCGAGGAATCATGCATAGGGACATCTATGAGGCAATTGCTGAACTAGGGAACTTATTTCAACAGTTATGTGCCAAGACTCTCAAGTTAGATGTTTTGCATAAAATTAAATCTGAGATTCCAATTGTTTTGTGCAAACTTGAGAAAATATTTCCTCCTTCattctttgatgtgatggtcCACTTAGTCGTTCATCTCCCTGATGAGGCAATCCTTAGAGGACCAGTACAGTATGGATGGATGTACCCAGTAGAAAGAAGGTTATATACTTTGAAACATTCTGTTAGGAACATGGCACGACCTGAGGGGTCCATTGCAGAAGCTTATGTTGCTAATGagtgcttgcttgcttgctcaAGGTATTTTGATGACCTTGACACACATCACAATCGGGAGGGTCGGAACAAAGAACGTGTTGATTTTAGAATGGGTGATATATCTGTTTTCCAGCATGGAGTTAATTTCCTTGGAACCTCCAAGATTACATATCTAGAACATGATTATGAAAAAATGATGTGGTATGTGCTAAACAATTGTGAGGAGGTTGCACCATATATAGA GAAGGAGTTAGAGATCGAAGGAAATTCTAATGTTGAAGAAACTATTGAGAAGCAATTTGCTTCTTGGTTTCACAAGCAT ATTGCAAAACGGCAATTCATTGATGGAGAAGATGTGAATGCGGATCTATATGCTTTAGCGTGTAAACCAGATTTGCGAGTTAAAATATTTTTAGCATGTCTTGTCAATGGAGTTCGGTTCCACACTTTTGATCgtgaaaaaaatagaaaaacacAAAATAGTGGAGTTATGGTTGAGGGCACACACAATGGAGAATGTATTGACTTTTATGGTTCCTTGGAAGATATAATTGAGTTGAGGTATAACTCAAATTCAAGGGGTGATCGGTCAGTAGTTCTATTTCGATGTCATTGGTTTGATACTGATAGCAAGAAGGGTAGAATGAAAGATGACGGTTTTTTTAAAAGCATACACCAAGGAAGTTGTTGGTACAAGGATGATTCTTTTATTTTAGCCACACAGGCAACAAAGGTATTTTACTTGGCAGATACTAGGCATAGTGGAAACTGGAGAGTTGTACAAAAATTCACACATAGGCACATATGGAATGTGGCTGAAAATTCAAGTGATGAGATGCCTAGTGTTGGAGGACTGTCATACCAAGATGAAGAATGTGTAGGTTTTCATATTCAACCTAATGAAGGAAATTTGGACAATGCACCGTTGAGTGAAGAAAATTGTGTACATGTTGATGCAAGTGTGGTTGATGAGCTTCGTCGCCAAAGAGATGATATGCAAGAAAATAATTCAGGTTTAGAAGAAGATGAAACTCAACTGCAGTACATTAGTGATGATGAACATCGAACAGTTCTTGACTATGAAGATGAAGATAGCGATGCCGAGTAG
- the LOC112879734 gene encoding uncharacterized protein LOC112879734 isoform X1, translating to MDKSWINSRLFSKAHLDGVKDFMNFVSEKFHESEEILCPCRRCLNRIPGHKGLVEDHLYLNGMASTYTQWIHHGESLLDARTNEFSVHVDDNTGLNEDACIDEVEEYDPDDRLPDMVHELFAAEDGGQKSMFRVILEEMKQELYPGSSTSRFSFVVKLLHIKSFYKISNAAFNGILKLLVSAFPECSLPESYAAAKKLIRALGLGYDSIHVCPNNCILFRKDYHNLDECPVCGSSQWKDGEGKKRIPQKVLRHFPLIPRLQRMFASKSIAEDAQWHKLKRKEVDNELSHPADGEAWKDFDRKYKWFAKDARNIRLGLATDGFNPFGKMSSSYSMWPVFLIPYNFPPWLCIEQSNFMMCLLIPGRECPGKDFDIFLEPLIEELQELWKGVPTFDALSGKGFHLHAAVIWCIHDYPALSTLSGRVTRGYYACVRCDKYPCSRRIRNKICYIGHRRFLAMDHPWRKKKDFDGQIEKLGRPEEFSTDELMQQLESVKDVRPGKHPESKKRRRGDNDDCQCWKRRSSLWDLPYWSSLKLRHNLDVMHIEKNICEAILGTLLGIPGKSKDTVNARLDLEDMGIRKSLHLKRNGNSYTIPPAPYTMDKKQRLVFFDFVRSVKFPDGYASNLATCITADGCNLQGLKTHDCHILLQRILPVALRGIMHRDIYEAIAELGNLFQQLCAKTLKLDVLHKIKSEIPIVLCKLEKIFPPSFFDVMVHLVVHLPDEAILRGPVQYGWMYPVERRLYTLKHSVRNMARPEGSIAEAYVANECLLACSRYFDDLDTHHNREGRNKERVDFRMGDISVFQHGVNFLGTSKITYLEHDYEKMMWYVLNNCEEVAPYIEMYRKELEIEGNSNVEETIEKQFASWFHKHIAKRQFIDGEDVNADLYALACKPDLRVKIFLACLVNGVRFHTFDREKNRKTQNSGVMVEGTHNGECIDFYGSLEDIIELRYNSNSRGDRSVVLFRCHWFDTDSKKGRMKDDGFFKSIHQGSCWYKDDSFILATQATKVFYLADTRHSGNWRVVQKFTHRHIWNVAENSSDEMPSVGGLSYQDEECVGFHIQPNEGNLDNAPLSEENCVHVDASVVDELRRQRDDMQENNSGLEEDETQLQYISDDEHRTVLDYEDEDSDAE from the exons ATGGATAAATCTTGGATAAATAGTAGGCTGTTTAGCAAGGCCCATCTTGATGGGGTGAAGGATTTCATGAATTTTGTTTCGGAGAAATTTCATGAGAGTGAAGAGATATTGTGTCCTTGTCGGAGGTGTTTGAATCGGATTCCTGGACATAAAGGACTAGTGGAGGATCATCTATATCTTAATGGGATGGCTAGCACGTACACTCAGTGGATACATCATGGTGAATCTTTGTTAGATGCCAGAACAAATGAATTTTCAGTCCATGTAGATGATAATACCGGTTTAAATGAGGATGCTTGTATAGATGAGGTTGAAGAGTATGACCCTGATGATAGATTACCTGATATGGTACATGAGTTGTTCGCAGCAGAAGATGGGGGACAAAAATCTATGTTTAGGGTCATATTGGAAGAGATGAAGCAAGAACTTTACCCAGGTTCAAGTACCTCAAGATTCTCATTCGTGGTGAAATTACTTCATATCAAGTCATTTTATAAGATAAGCAATGCTGCATTCAATGGAATCTTAAAGTTGTTAGTATCAGCATTCCCAGAGTGCTCTCTTCCCGAATCATATGCTGCAGCAAAGAAACTCATCCGTGCATTGGGACTTGGATATGATTCAATCCATGTGTGCCCGAATAATTGTATTTTGTTTCGGAAGGACTATCATAATTTGGATGAATGCCCGGTGTGTGGTTCGTCACAATGGAAAGATGGAGAAGGCAAGAAACGAATACCTCAGAAAGTTTTACGTCACTTCCCATTGATTCCAAGGTTGCAAAGGATGTTTGCTTCTAAAAGTATAGCTGAGGATGCACAGTGGCACAAGTTGAAGCGAAAAGAAGTGGACAATGAGCTTAGCCATCCAGCTGATGGTGAGGCATGGAAGGACTTTGATAGAAAGTACAAGTGGTTCGCTAAAGATGCAAGGAATATTAGACTTGGCCTTGCTACAGATGGTTTCAATCCATTTGGGAAAATGAGCTCCTCATATAGCATGTGGCCGGTGTTTCTTATCCCTTACAATTTTCCTCCATGGCTATGCATTGAGCAATCCAACTTTATGATGTGTCTACTTATTCCTGGTCGAGAGTGCCCTGGAAAGGATTTTGACATATTTTTAGAACCACTCATCGAAGAGTTGCAAGAACTTTGGAAGGGTGTCCCTACCTTCGATGCGTTGAGTGGAAAAGGGTTTCACCTACATGCTGCTGTTATTTGGTGCATTCATGATTATCCGGCCTTGAGCACATTGTCGGGTAGAGTCACAAGAGGGTACTATGCTTGTGTGCGTTGTGACAAATATCCTTGCTCCAGAAGAATAAGGAATAAGATATGTTATATTGGACATCGTCGTTTCCTTGCAATGGACCATCCATGGAGGAAAAAGAAAGATTTTGATGGACAAATTGAAAAACTTGGTAGACCAGAAGAATTTAGTACAGATGAGTTGATGCAGCAATTGGAAAGCGTGAAAGATGTTAGGCCAGGAAAGCATCCTGAAAGCAAAAAAAGGAGGAGAGGTGATAATGATGATTGCCAATGTTGGAAGCGAAGGTCCTCCTTGTGGGACTTGCCATATTGGTCAAGTTTGAAGTTGCGGCATAATCTTGATGTAATGCATATTGAAAAAAATATATGTGAGGCAATCCTTGGTACATTGCTTGGGATTCCTGGAAAGTCAAAAGATACTGTTAATGCTAGACTTGATTTGGAAGACATGGGGATAAGAAAATCTTTACACTTGAAACGTAATGGAAATTCGTATACTATTCCGCCTGCCCCCTATACAATGGATAAAAAACAGAGGCTTGTTTTCTTTGATTTTGTGAGAAGTGTTAAGTTCCCTGATGGATATGCTTCTAACCTTGCAACTTGTATAACTGCTGATGGATGCAACCTGCAAGGACTGAAAACTCATGATTGCCATATCCTACTCCAAAGGATTCTACCTGTTGCCCTCCGAGGAATCATGCATAGGGACATCTATGAGGCAATTGCTGAACTAGGGAACTTATTTCAACAGTTATGTGCCAAGACTCTCAAGTTAGATGTTTTGCATAAAATTAAATCTGAGATTCCAATTGTTTTGTGCAAACTTGAGAAAATATTTCCTCCTTCattctttgatgtgatggtcCACTTAGTCGTTCATCTCCCTGATGAGGCAATCCTTAGAGGACCAGTACAGTATGGATGGATGTACCCAGTAGAAAGAAGGTTATATACTTTGAAACATTCTGTTAGGAACATGGCACGACCTGAGGGGTCCATTGCAGAAGCTTATGTTGCTAATGagtgcttgcttgcttgctcaAGGTATTTTGATGACCTTGACACACATCACAATCGGGAGGGTCGGAACAAAGAACGTGTTGATTTTAGAATGGGTGATATATCTGTTTTCCAGCATGGAGTTAATTTCCTTGGAACCTCCAAGATTACATATCTAGAACATGATTATGAAAAAATGATGTGGTATGTGCTAAACAATTGTGAGGAGGTTGCACCATATATAGA GATGTACAGGAAGGAGTTAGAGATCGAAGGAAATTCTAATGTTGAAGAAACTATTGAGAAGCAATTTGCTTCTTGGTTTCACAAGCAT ATTGCAAAACGGCAATTCATTGATGGAGAAGATGTGAATGCGGATCTATATGCTTTAGCGTGTAAACCAGATTTGCGAGTTAAAATATTTTTAGCATGTCTTGTCAATGGAGTTCGGTTCCACACTTTTGATCgtgaaaaaaatagaaaaacacAAAATAGTGGAGTTATGGTTGAGGGCACACACAATGGAGAATGTATTGACTTTTATGGTTCCTTGGAAGATATAATTGAGTTGAGGTATAACTCAAATTCAAGGGGTGATCGGTCAGTAGTTCTATTTCGATGTCATTGGTTTGATACTGATAGCAAGAAGGGTAGAATGAAAGATGACGGTTTTTTTAAAAGCATACACCAAGGAAGTTGTTGGTACAAGGATGATTCTTTTATTTTAGCCACACAGGCAACAAAGGTATTTTACTTGGCAGATACTAGGCATAGTGGAAACTGGAGAGTTGTACAAAAATTCACACATAGGCACATATGGAATGTGGCTGAAAATTCAAGTGATGAGATGCCTAGTGTTGGAGGACTGTCATACCAAGATGAAGAATGTGTAGGTTTTCATATTCAACCTAATGAAGGAAATTTGGACAATGCACCGTTGAGTGAAGAAAATTGTGTACATGTTGATGCAAGTGTGGTTGATGAGCTTCGTCGCCAAAGAGATGATATGCAAGAAAATAATTCAGGTTTAGAAGAAGATGAAACTCAACTGCAGTACATTAGTGATGATGAACATCGAACAGTTCTTGACTATGAAGATGAAGATAGCGATGCCGAGTAG